A genomic stretch from Sulfurihydrogenibium azorense Az-Fu1 includes:
- a CDS encoding DUF4388 domain-containing protein yields the protein MAIAGDLRIFNFVDVFQVLKKDKKDGILVIEKDDTNYAVYFKEGDIVFIREVKKVFYVYLDVDFEAVLKKEGISKEEMYNVLVAKLPNLLNLKEGKFSFTSGFIKYPPDVKSKIPIEKLIMYLARQLTEEEVERKISDFGLVFEKTENWDEIAKKAFLLDHEKKILHLIDGKNKVSDIIYISKVNDLIVKRTLYGFLACGIIQREKKKERKLGFDLTRTLLNKIISKIRGL from the coding sequence ATGGCTATAGCTGGTGATTTAAGAATATTTAACTTTGTTGACGTATTTCAAGTTTTAAAGAAAGATAAAAAAGATGGTATTCTTGTAATAGAAAAGGATGATACAAACTACGCTGTATACTTTAAAGAAGGAGATATAGTCTTTATAAGAGAAGTTAAAAAAGTTTTTTACGTTTACCTTGATGTAGATTTTGAAGCTGTATTAAAAAAGGAAGGAATCTCAAAAGAAGAAATGTATAATGTTTTAGTTGCAAAATTACCTAATCTACTTAACTTAAAAGAAGGTAAATTTTCCTTTACATCTGGATTTATAAAGTATCCTCCAGACGTAAAGTCAAAGATTCCTATCGAAAAGTTAATTATGTATCTTGCAAGACAGTTAACAGAAGAAGAAGTTGAAAGGAAAATATCTGATTTTGGTTTAGTCTTTGAAAAAACAGAAAATTGGGATGAGATAGCAAAAAAAGCTTTCTTGTTAGATCACGAGAAAAAAATCTTACATTTGATTGATGGAAAGAATAAAGTTTCAGATATTATTTATATTTCTAAAGTGAATGATTTAATTGTAAAAAGAACCCTTTATGGATTTTTAGCCTGCGGAATAATTCAGAGAGAGAAGAAAAAAGAAAGGAAGTTAGGTTTTGACCTAACAAGAACACTCCTTAATAAGATTATATCTAAGATAAGAGGGTTGTAA
- the ndk gene encoding nucleoside-diphosphate kinase, translating into MERTLVLAKPDAVRKNVVGKIISRFEEEGFKLVALKKLKLTKEQAGKFYIVHKERPFYDQLCEFMSSGPIVAMVWEGENVISRVREIMGATDPAKAEEGTLRKLYGTNVGENAVHGSDSPESAAYEIPFFFSGLEIVE; encoded by the coding sequence ATGGAAAGAACTTTAGTCTTAGCAAAACCAGACGCTGTAAGAAAAAACGTAGTAGGAAAAATCATCTCAAGGTTTGAAGAAGAAGGATTTAAGTTAGTTGCTCTAAAGAAATTAAAACTAACAAAGGAGCAAGCTGGAAAGTTTTACATAGTACATAAAGAAAGACCTTTTTATGACCAGCTTTGTGAGTTTATGTCTTCTGGACCTATAGTAGCTATGGTATGGGAAGGGGAAAATGTAATATCAAGGGTAAGAGAGATTATGGGAGCTACAGACCCAGCAAAAGCAGAGGAAGGAACTTTAAGAAAACTCTACGGAACAAATGTAGGTGAAAACGCAGTTCACGGGTCAGACTCACCTGAGTCAGCTGCATATGAAATACCATTTTTCTTCAGTGGGTTAGAAATTGTTGAATAA
- the acnB gene encoding bifunctional aconitate hydratase 2/2-methylisocitrate dehydratase has protein sequence MGFLAEYRQHMEERAKLGIPPKPLNAKQVAALIELLKEVPIIEEEFLMDLLVNRVSPGVDEGAYVKAAFLNDIVQGKAHSSAISPKRAVQILGTMLGGYNVKPLIDALSHKDPEVAQEAANALKNTLLVYDAFNDIVELSKTNKYAKEVLESWANAEWFLNKEPLPEKITAIVFKVPGEITTDDLSPATEASTRSDIPLHALSMLKAKMPDAIEKINELKKSGYPVAFVGDVVGTGSSRKSAANSLIWHIGRDIPHVPNKRTGGIVIGGIIAPIFFNTLEDSGALPIQADVTKLETGDVIEIYPYEGKIVKNGEVVSEFELKPNTLPDEVRAGGRIPLIIGRGLTRKAREVLGLGEENIFIRPKQPPEKEGVGYTLAQKIVGKACGMPGVRPGMYVEPQVLTVGSQDTTGPMTRDEIIELAALGFSCDFVLQSFCHTAAYPKPEDVKLHHTLPPFIISRGGVSLRPGDGIIHSWLNRMVLPDTVGTGGDSHTRFPIGISFPAGSGLVAFAAVTGTMPLVMPESVLVRFKGEIQPGITIRDLVNAIPYYAIKQGLLTVEKKGKKNVFAGRILEIEGLPYLKVEQAFEFADASAERSAAACTVRLNKEPVIEYIQSNIKLIEAMIEAGYQDARTLRRRADKMKAWLDNPTLLEPDENAEYAAVIEIDLNEIKEPIVACPNDPDDVATLSEVLADERRPKKIDEVFVGSCMTNIGHYRALGEILRGEGQVPVRLWIVPPTKMDERQLREEGYYAIYGQAGARVEIPGCSLCMGNQARVRDGAVVFSTSTRNFDNRMGKDAKVYLGSAELAAVCAILGRLPTVEEYMSIVPKKLAGKEDEIYKYLNFHQVGKDELIYLTV, from the coding sequence ATGGGATTTTTAGCAGAATATAGACAACATATGGAAGAAAGGGCAAAGTTAGGGATACCTCCTAAACCTTTAAATGCAAAGCAAGTAGCGGCTTTAATAGAGCTTCTTAAGGAAGTACCTATAATCGAAGAAGAATTTTTAATGGATTTACTCGTCAACAGGGTAAGTCCCGGTGTTGATGAAGGAGCTTACGTAAAAGCGGCATTTTTAAACGACATAGTCCAAGGAAAAGCACACTCTTCTGCTATATCTCCAAAAAGAGCTGTTCAGATACTGGGAACGATGCTTGGTGGTTATAATGTAAAGCCTTTGATAGATGCACTTTCCCATAAAGACCCAGAAGTTGCTCAAGAAGCTGCAAACGCTCTTAAAAATACACTTTTAGTTTACGACGCGTTTAACGATATAGTTGAACTTTCTAAAACAAATAAGTACGCTAAAGAAGTTTTAGAGTCATGGGCTAATGCAGAATGGTTTTTAAATAAAGAGCCTTTACCAGAAAAAATAACAGCTATAGTCTTTAAAGTTCCGGGAGAAATAACTACTGATGATCTTTCTCCTGCAACTGAAGCATCAACAAGAAGTGATATTCCTCTCCATGCATTAAGTATGTTAAAAGCAAAAATGCCAGATGCAATTGAGAAGATAAACGAACTTAAAAAATCAGGATATCCAGTAGCTTTTGTAGGAGACGTTGTAGGAACTGGTTCAAGTAGAAAGTCTGCAGCAAACTCTCTAATATGGCATATAGGAAGAGATATTCCTCATGTCCCAAACAAAAGAACAGGAGGTATTGTAATAGGTGGTATCATAGCACCTATATTCTTTAACACCCTTGAAGATTCAGGAGCTCTTCCTATACAAGCAGATGTTACAAAACTTGAAACAGGAGACGTTATAGAAATATATCCATACGAAGGAAAGATAGTTAAAAACGGTGAAGTAGTATCAGAGTTTGAGCTGAAACCAAACACACTTCCAGATGAAGTAAGAGCTGGTGGTAGAATACCTCTAATTATAGGAAGAGGATTAACAAGAAAGGCAAGAGAAGTTTTAGGTCTTGGTGAAGAAAACATTTTCATAAGACCAAAGCAACCACCTGAAAAAGAAGGAGTAGGTTATACTTTAGCCCAGAAAATTGTAGGTAAAGCCTGTGGAATGCCTGGAGTTAGACCGGGAATGTACGTCGAGCCTCAGGTGTTAACAGTAGGAAGTCAGGACACAACCGGTCCAATGACAAGAGACGAGATAATAGAGCTTGCAGCACTTGGATTTAGCTGTGATTTTGTACTCCAGAGCTTCTGTCATACTGCAGCATATCCAAAACCTGAAGACGTAAAACTTCATCACACATTACCTCCATTTATAATCAGTAGAGGTGGAGTATCCTTAAGACCAGGGGACGGAATTATCCACTCTTGGTTAAATAGAATGGTTTTACCGGATACAGTAGGAACAGGTGGAGACAGTCATACAAGATTCCCAATAGGAATATCTTTCCCAGCTGGCTCTGGTTTAGTAGCATTTGCAGCTGTTACTGGAACGATGCCTCTGGTTATGCCTGAATCTGTGTTAGTTAGGTTTAAAGGGGAAATACAACCAGGAATAACTATAAGAGACCTTGTAAATGCAATACCTTACTACGCTATAAAACAAGGCTTATTAACAGTTGAGAAGAAAGGTAAGAAGAACGTATTTGCAGGAAGAATTTTAGAAATTGAAGGATTACCATATTTAAAAGTTGAGCAGGCTTTTGAGTTTGCAGATGCATCAGCAGAAAGAAGTGCTGCAGCTTGTACAGTAAGGTTAAATAAAGAACCTGTAATAGAGTATATACAATCTAATATAAAACTTATTGAAGCAATGATAGAAGCAGGATACCAAGATGCAAGAACACTAAGAAGAAGAGCAGATAAAATGAAAGCATGGCTTGATAATCCTACACTCCTTGAACCTGATGAAAATGCGGAGTACGCAGCTGTTATAGAAATAGATTTAAATGAGATTAAAGAACCTATAGTGGCCTGTCCAAATGACCCAGATGACGTTGCCACACTATCAGAAGTACTTGCTGATGAAAGAAGACCTAAGAAGATAGATGAAGTATTTGTAGGAAGCTGTATGACAAACATAGGACACTACAGAGCATTAGGAGAAATACTTAGAGGAGAAGGACAAGTACCTGTTAGACTCTGGATAGTCCCACCTACTAAGATGGATGAAAGACAGCTTAGAGAAGAAGGTTATTATGCTATATACGGTCAAGCCGGAGCAAGGGTAGAAATTCCCGGATGTAGCTTATGTATGGGTAACCAGGCAAGAGTTAGAGATGGAGCAGTGGTATTTTCAACAAGTACAAGAAACTTTGATAACAGAATGGGTAAAGATGCTAAAGTCTACCTTGGAAGTGCAGAGCTTGCAGCTGTATGTGCAATCTTGGGAAGACTTCCAACTGTAGAAGAGTATATGAGTATAGTTCCTAAAAAGTTAGCTGGAAAAGAAGACGAAATTTATAAATACTTAAATTTCCACCAAGTAGGAAAAGACGAGTTAATATATCTTACGGTATAA
- a CDS encoding GTP-binding protein, with product MAEKKIKIVISGPYAAGKTQFINTISEIETVKTEARTTKAGEKEKKDHTTVAMDFGRIKIDDEHTLYLFGTPGQSRFDFMWDILGKGMVGLVVLVDSTDPATFHEARRIINYFESRYPAPFVVGCNKQDLKGAWSPEDIRTALDLGEEIKVLPLIATDKESVKKVLLELLEEIGKYI from the coding sequence ATGGCAGAGAAAAAGATAAAAATAGTAATATCAGGTCCTTACGCAGCAGGTAAAACTCAGTTTATAAATACTATCAGTGAAATAGAAACGGTAAAAACCGAGGCAAGAACTACAAAAGCTGGGGAGAAAGAGAAAAAAGATCACACTACAGTAGCAATGGACTTTGGTAGAATAAAAATAGATGATGAGCATACCCTTTATCTTTTCGGAACACCGGGACAATCAAGATTTGATTTTATGTGGGATATCTTAGGTAAAGGTATGGTTGGATTAGTTGTTTTAGTTGATAGTACTGACCCGGCAACTTTCCACGAAGCAAGAAGAATAATTAACTATTTTGAATCAAGGTATCCTGCTCCTTTTGTTGTTGGTTGCAACAAACAAGACTTAAAAGGTGCATGGAGTCCAGAAGATATTAGAACTGCGTTAGATTTAGGAGAAGAGATAAAAGTTTTACCTTTAATTGCAACAGATAAAGAAAGTGTAAAAAAGGTTTTACTTGAGTTGTTGGAAGAGATAGGTAAATATATATAA
- a CDS encoding roadblock/LC7 domain-containing protein translates to MAVKYYEILESLVRDAGAEGAVLVSVDGLAIASVLPPGADEDRVAAMGAAILSLGERVTAELNKGSLEQLYIKGSSGYVIFTGVKDVAVLGVLAPANAKLGLLLMEIQRTIKKLETELG, encoded by the coding sequence ATGGCTGTAAAATATTATGAAATATTGGAAAGTTTGGTAAGAGATGCTGGAGCAGAAGGTGCAGTACTTGTTAGTGTCGACGGTTTAGCTATCGCGTCTGTATTACCACCGGGTGCAGATGAAGATAGAGTAGCCGCAATGGGAGCTGCAATACTATCCCTTGGAGAAAGAGTAACGGCAGAATTAAATAAAGGATCACTAGAGCAGCTTTACATAAAAGGCTCCTCTGGATATGTTATATTTACAGGTGTTAAGGATGTTGCAGTTTTAGGAGTATTGGCACCTGCAAATGCAAAGTTAGGACTTTTACTTATGGAAATACAAAGGACTATCAAAAAGTTAGAAACAGAGTTAGGATGA
- a CDS encoding DUF4149 domain-containing protein has translation MISVLIGSNVFLSFVVAPVLFSNFDKIAAGSIMQLIFPYYFKINWILGIVIYTIIGVLSFKDKEIVKSLKWFLVSIGAIVILNMAQDRSLLPMAQSIQNQYVQALEEKQNEKAKVLYSQFSTVHKVSSFVNITTMILEIFLLYNFLSFLKFSRNKL, from the coding sequence ATGATAAGTGTTTTAATAGGGAGTAATGTATTTTTATCCTTTGTCGTTGCTCCCGTCCTTTTTTCAAACTTTGATAAAATTGCAGCTGGAAGCATTATGCAACTGATATTTCCTTACTACTTTAAAATCAACTGGATTTTGGGAATAGTTATCTATACTATTATAGGAGTATTATCTTTTAAAGATAAAGAAATTGTAAAATCTTTGAAATGGTTTTTAGTAAGTATTGGAGCTATAGTTATATTAAATATGGCACAAGACAGAAGCTTGCTTCCTATGGCACAATCTATTCAAAATCAGTATGTTCAAGCATTAGAAGAGAAACAAAATGAAAAAGCTAAAGTACTATACTCCCAATTTTCAACAGTACACAAAGTTTCATCGTTTGTAAATATAACAACGATGATTTTAGAAATATTTTTGTTGTACAATTTTTTAAGTTTTTTAAAATTTAGCCGAAATAAGTTATAA
- a CDS encoding HAMP domain-containing protein, with translation MERKSISQKIFMIVLGGSFVGSLFVGGLVYFMLASSNVQDALVKAVISVIISQIMFLIPVFGIKKIIDDKIVSKLKTVVNGMHEVSMGNLDYEIYVEKTGDELEELAESFDRMRMSIKAIMEKLEKGEL, from the coding sequence ATGGAAAGAAAGTCTATATCTCAAAAAATCTTTATGATAGTTCTTGGTGGATCATTTGTTGGATCTTTATTTGTAGGGGGGTTAGTTTATTTTATGCTGGCTTCATCAAATGTTCAAGATGCTTTGGTAAAAGCTGTTATATCTGTAATTATCTCTCAAATAATGTTTCTTATCCCAGTGTTTGGAATTAAGAAGATTATAGACGATAAAATAGTTAGTAAGTTAAAAACTGTCGTTAACGGTATGCATGAAGTAAGTATGGGAAACTTAGATTATGAAATATATGTAGAAAAAACAGGAGATGAGTTAGAAGAGCTGGCTGAATCCTTTGATAGAATGAGAATGAGCATTAAAGCTATAATGGAAAAGTTAGAAAAAGGTGAGCTTTGA